The following is a genomic window from Oncorhynchus masou masou isolate Uvic2021 chromosome 6, UVic_Omas_1.1, whole genome shotgun sequence.
acttgtcctgaagccactcctgcgttgtcttggctgtgtgcgtagggttgttttcctgttggaaggtgcgAAGGACCtttctgtactttgttccgttcatctttccctcgaacctgactagtctcccagtccctgcagctgaagaacattcccacagcatgatgctgtcaccgtGGTTTaccgtggggatggtgccaggtttcctctagaagtaaagcttggcattcaggccacagagttcaatattggtttcatcagaccagagcatcttgtttctccTAGTTAGAGTGCTTTAGGTGtcgtttggcaaactccaaccgGGCTgtctcatgtgccttttattgaggagtggcttccgactggccactctaccgtaaaggcctgattggtggagtgcagcagagatacttgtccttctggaatgtagTGACAAAGATTTgtataactaaaccaagatagaccacaacTTTTCGTTTACAACGGGAACAAATGAGTCaaagtgggcagagccaagcacggaCGAGCGATATCCTATTGGCTCATTCGAGTAAACATCTCCATGTCTGTTAGGGAACGCCTAATCTAAAGTGCGCGTGTGCAGTAACTCAATTCGCCTTTGCACTCTTAAACGGAGCGATTTAAAAACAACTtttgcaaagggtaaagtctacaaaacttagtccactctgttcatatcatattctagttttgggaacagacaACTGTATTGAAATCAAATGTTTAATCGATGAGAAAAATTGCAGAATGTTGCccaaaatccatctcgttccATCTTCTTTCACTGCCCGCCATATTTGAGCgagtggaaacgccaaccggatgcttcacatttatacttccagtgaaatatctgtctcattatTCTAGCTGTGGTAGAGAGGTCAATAGCGGTATAATGCATTGAAACTATTGAACTCGACCCGAAACAATAGAATTGCCATGGAAACGCGTGGGGGGAAAGGACCGTGGGTCGAGATCCTGGGTCGCCTCATTTCCCCCAGCAAAATTAGCCTACATTTAGGCTCTTGTtatgtgtatttcacactatgttgaggTAAAAATCGGAGTATGACGCTTGTATGGGTGCCAACTCAACCCTGATGTCTTTAACAATCGACTGCATTACAGTTAAAAACGGTATTGACGAGCACCACCGATTTCTGTATGCCAGTTTATACGAACGGAAGTTAGCCTTTATCAGTCActtcttctaaacctgaaaaTGGACCACTTGTATATGTCATACAGCCAAAAATAGTACATCCAAGTCGGACTTTAGTAACCACATTGTATGTTGGGGTATGGGGTATGTTATAATACATACATCACAACATATTTGAATAATATTCACTGTTAGATGATATTTGTTGAATGTACCCTCATCTGGTCTGCGTTCCAATGATCCTTAATGTATGTTGCAACTTGTTGAACAGCAGCGTGTACTCCTGTACTTTCTGCGTTCCAATGATCCTTTACCTAATGTATTTTGCAACTTGTTGAACAGCAGCGTGTACTCCTGTACTTTCTGCGTTCCAATGATCCTTTACCTAATGTATTTTGCAACTTGTTGAACAGCAGCGTGTACTCCCTGTACTTTCTGCGTTCTGAACTGATCCGCAATGACCTCACGAGCGCCATATTAAAACGCTTCTTCCCCTTACATGTTATGGGGCAGCGCTATCTGGGATGCTTTGGACGTCCATACCCTAACCAAAGATTTGTATATCTAAACCTACTTCTCATTGTTATATCGCATTGTTAGAACCTTAATCCATACCATAATCCTTACATACTAACCTTAAAACTATTTTAGATTTCAACTTCAATGTGGGCtatggacgtcccaaggatcccagtGAGGACTAACCCACTATTTTTTTTGTGTTGAACGCAGCCACCACTAGTCTGCCTCTTGCTCCAAGAGAttgacagaggacaacaacatgatGGAAATTGACTCACTTCAAGAGGCGCTTAAAGGTTTTTGGGGTTCTTATGAATAACGTAATATTTAAAGAAAGTCAGACTTTTTGTTTTACTTTATTCTATATTACAGTGGTTATATTGCCAGAAGGTGTTGactgtggctaacgttagctagctctaAGCGTATGTTAGCTTGTCAGCTAATGCTAACATTCGGAAGAATAAGCATAgttgctaactaacgttagcgtTTCCCCTTTAGCTTAAAGGTAACTAGCTATCAATTCTCAAACCTCCAGAGCTTTATATATTTATTTCTGAATTTAACAATTTAACTAGCTAGTCAGCCATGGTGCTGTTGACAACTCCATCGCACTGCTAACgttagcttagctagctagctaacgttagcaaactAATGAACTGATTAAGTTAGCTACCGGTAGTTAGCTACCATTTCCAGTTAGTTGGCTTGTGAATTTTCTATTGACTAcgctagttagctaactagccagTAAGACAATGAAGGTAAGCCCAACTAATTGTTGATTTTATGTAGCTAACTGACAAGTTGTCCAGCGagctagctaacatgctagcTTGCAAGTTTGAGTTACTTAACTTGGCCGATGACAATGGCCACACTTAGCTAGGTCGCTATAAAGGTTTAtggaacacaattacattttcagTTGGTGTCacagttagcaagctagctaagtcGATCGGCTCCATTTGGCATTTTCCTTTCTTGAGCTGGTGAGCTAAATGGCtgaacaaatcaaatgtatttatatagccctgcttacatcagctgatatatcaaagtgctgtaccgaaacccagcctaaaaccccaaacagcaagcaatgcaggtgtagaagcacggtggctaggaaaaactccctcgaaaggccgaaacctagaggaaccaggctatgaggggtggccagtcctcttctggctgtgccaggtggagattataacagaacatggccaagatgttcaaatgttaataaatgtccagcatggtcaaataatagtaatcacagtgaacaggtcagggttccatagccgcaggcagaacagttgaaactggagcagcagcacggccaggtggactggggacaacagagtcatcatgccaggtagtcctgaggcatggacctagggctcaggtcttccgagagaaagagagagcatacttaaattcacacaggacaccggataagacaggagaaatactcagatataacagactgaccctagccccccgacacaaactactgcagcatatatAGCATGAACACACTGACAGTGTTGTAGTCACAAGTCATCATTAACGTTAGAGTCAATGGTTTCATAATCAAGCCAATCTATCCAAATTTCCCTGCTCTGTTGTGTTGTGCTAACTGGCTTGATATCACTGTTCTCTTTAGACTTTGACAATAAAGGGAAGAAAGAAGTGGCAACACTGCTCGACCAGTTTCTGTGTCATGTTGCGAAGACTGGAGAAACCATGTAAGGAATGTTCATATTGACAAGCTTGTAGCTACAGATATCATGTATGTGAGAGGATGAAGCATGCTCAGTGGGATAACTTCAACATCACTGGTTCAAATTATGAGGTGTAGTCCTAGATCATGCCTAGTCTTCTCTTCTGCATGTGCTGTATCACTTTTGTTAAGAGATCTGTGCTCTGTCTTTCCAGTGTTCAGTGGTCTCAGTTTAAAAGCTATTTCCTCTTCAAACTGGAGAAGGTGATGGACGACTTCAATGCCTCAGCACCCGATCAAAGGGGGGTAGCCAATCCCAATGTGGACTCCATTCCATTTGAGGACATGAAGGAGAGGATACTGAAGATTGTGAATGGATACAATGGGTAGGTACCAGTATAACCTTTTAGAATCAACTGTTTTCTTGTGATCATGTCATGGCATCTAAAGAGTTAACATTGCTAACTTTGTGGTGGTTGTACAAGGGCGCCATCTACTGGAGAGGCATTTCTAGGTGTCACATGTACTGTTGTGCTCAaatgtattttacatttttttttacctttatttaactaggcaagtcggttaagaacacattcttatttacaatgacgtcctaggaacagtgggttaactatgctgttcaggggcagaacgacagatttttaccttgtcagctcggtgatttggtctaacaacctttcggttactggcccagcgcgctaaccactaggctacctgcctccccaatgGCAACCATATTGTAAACACGCATGTCATTATAATTTATTTTGTACTTATCTAATTTCACTTTTTTTCTTGAGTTAGCCCTACCTCAGGTGTATTTAAATAACTTCCTTACTTAATTCCCTCAGAATTCCATTTACGATTCAGCGTTTGTGTGAGCTGCTTACAGAACCCAAGAGAAATTACACAGGGACAGAGAAATTCCTCAGAGGTGTTGAGAAGGTGAGTGGAGTGCCATGTCAGTTTAGGAGCAGTTGTGCAgtgttatacatttacattacatttaagtcatttagcagacgctcttatccagagcgacttacaaattggtgaattcaccttctgacatccagtggaacagccactttacaatagtgcatctagatTATACTAGATTAGATGTGTATAGTCTCTATATGTTGTAgtatttatattattttataagtGTTTGTGTTGAAGGGTTTTTCTTCTTCCAGAATGTGATGGTGGTCAGCTGTGTGCATCCTACTTCAGAGTAAGTGTTGTTTTTGTCCTTATTGTTATAAGGACAATAATTATATAAATGAAACATTTTTACAAAGAGGTGATTCGTtgtatttatactgaacaaaaatatgaatgtaACATGCAACACTTTCAACGATTTTTACTGAGttccagttcatataaggaaatcagtcaaattcattaggccttaatctatggatttcacaactgggcaggggcgcagccatggatgGGCATGGGAGGACATAGGCCCACCCACCGGGGAgctggcccagccaatcagaatgagtttccccacacaaaatggctttattacagacagaaatactcttcggtttcatcagctgtccgggtggctggtctcagatgatcccgcaggtgaagaagctggatgtggaggtcctgggctggcgtggttacacgtgatctgcggttgtgaggccagttggaagtactgccaaattctcgaaaatgacattggaggcagcttatggtagagaaataaacgtttcattatctggcaacagctctggtggatatcctgcagtcagcatgccagttgcatgCTCCCCCAATTtaagacatctgtgacattgtgttgtgtgataaaactgcacattttagtggccttttattttacccagcacaaggtgcacctgtgtaatgatcatgctgtttaatccgcttgttgatatgccataccttttaggtggatggattatcttggcaaaggagaaatgcttactaacagggatgtaaacattttagagaaataagctttttgtgtgtatggaacatttctgggatcttttatttcagctcatgaaatgtgggatcaacactttacatgttgcgtttatatttttgttcagtatagtttataTGAAGTAAAATATTGTATTACTGTATGTTTCTTTCTGTCATGAAGGAAAAACGGATGCAGTGGTGTGAATAGAATGAATGGTGTTATGTTGCCTGGGAACGCATCTGCTTTTACGGAGAGGTAAAGCTCAAATGACAGGTTCCTATTTTCTCACCCTAGTTTCCTCAGTGATAATTGCCTAAAGGTAAACCACTCACATTTCTGACACTTTTCTTACACTACATTTCTTTCACTCTTCCTCTATTTTCTTGCAGGAAAGTGAATGGCCCAGGGACCCCCAGGCCGCTGAACAGACCAAAGTTCTCTCTAGCGACAAACGGCCTACCGGACAGTACAGAAAACAAAGACCCTACCACAGAGCAGGGACATGACAAACCCTCCAGGTACTTCAGTTGCTACCCAACAGACCGTGTGATACTCACTTCCTACTTTTTTCTTTTGATGAATTGAATGTGTGATGAATCTTCGCTCTCTCAGTGAGGTGTCGGCATCAGGTACCCAGGGGAGCTCTGTGAAGAACAAGCACCATGACGACGAGGAAGAAGAGGATATGGAGGCAGAGCAACACGAGGTGAAGAGGCTCAAGTTCAGCAAAGAGGATGAGCAGGAGGGGGACACCCTCAGACACGGCAAGAATGACAGTTTGTCGGAAGAGGCAGAGTCCATGGTCCAGGAGGAGGATGACGAGAAGAGAAGTGAGGCTCCCAGTACTGCTGGGACTTGTGAAGACCAAGGTAGGACTTGTTTTTCACTCTTTATTTTCGCCAATCATGCCAACATGCATTGCTGGTACAATCCTTTGTGGATATTAGTACGTGTATGAGCAGAACCAGGAGTTGCCTGAATTGGCAGAATTCTGAGGTGTTCATCGCAGGTTCAGCTTATCTTCTTTGCCAGATCTACATCAACCCTTATGCAGTTAACATTACTAACTCTATTTCTGTGTCCTCGCCTGTCCCACAGAGCCATCAAGCACACAGTTGGAGCCATCAGCAGGGCCCGGGGAGGACGagcaggcagagagggaggttcCTTGTGGCTCCCAAGAGGAATGTAATGACATGGACCAGTCAGAACAGCAGGCCCCTGCTGGCGTCCTGGAGAGCCCTGAGGCCCGGGAAAGCGATGAGGGCA
Proteins encoded in this region:
- the ppp4r2b gene encoding serine/threonine-protein phosphatase 4 regulatory subunit 2-B isoform X1 — protein: MMEIDSLQEALKDFDNKGKKEVATLLDQFLCHVAKTGETIVQWSQFKSYFLFKLEKVMDDFNASAPDQRGVANPNVDSIPFEDMKERILKIVNGYNGIPFTIQRLCELLTEPKRNYTGTEKFLRGVEKNVMVVSCVHPTSEKNGCSGVNRMNGVMLPGNASAFTERKVNGPGTPRPLNRPKFSLATNGLPDSTENKDPTTEQGHDKPSSEVSASGTQGSSVKNKHHDDEEEEDMEAEQHEVKRLKFSKEDEQEGDTLRHGKNDSLSEEAESMVQEEDDEKRSEAPSTAGTCEDQEPSSTQLEPSAGPGEDEQAEREVPCGSQEECNDMDQSEQQAPAGVLESPEARESDEGSDPVSSSSSVSSSEESGAREERASAPSSSTSEPPAEGAMESGSLDTGTSEEPMEQD
- the ppp4r2b gene encoding serine/threonine-protein phosphatase 4 regulatory subunit 2-B isoform X2, with product MDDFNASAPDQRGVANPNVDSIPFEDMKERILKIVNGYNGIPFTIQRLCELLTEPKRNYTGTEKFLRGVEKNVMVVSCVHPTSEKNGCSGVNRMNGVMLPGNASAFTERKVNGPGTPRPLNRPKFSLATNGLPDSTENKDPTTEQGHDKPSSEVSASGTQGSSVKNKHHDDEEEEDMEAEQHEVKRLKFSKEDEQEGDTLRHGKNDSLSEEAESMVQEEDDEKRSEAPSTAGTCEDQEPSSTQLEPSAGPGEDEQAEREVPCGSQEECNDMDQSEQQAPAGVLESPEARESDEGSDPVSSSSSVSSSEESGAREERASAPSSSTSEPPAEGAMESGSLDTGTSEEPMEQD